In Treponema denticola, one genomic interval encodes:
- the mutL gene encoding DNA mismatch repair endonuclease MutL — MREYKPVKLLSKETASKIAAGEVIERPASVVRELLDNSIDAGASQIIVEIEEGGISAIRVSDDGCGMTREDLELCTHTHSTSKIEEAEDLLHLRSLGFRGEALSSVQAVSSLEITSTREGPAAWKLSLGKISPARLNKGTTVEVKNLFENFPARKKFLKRPQYEAAQCRQTFVEKALPHYNIEMRYIADGINKLILPAHSSLKERCLAAMGLKEPEELFYEINQEGDGFSFKAVLGSPAVVRSDKRNIYIFVNGRRINEYGLVQALCYASEGYFPNGGFPAAFVFLNVDPERVDFNIHPAKREAKFEDYKEIHHSLSSTISSFYKQKTVSDLLKESYQPEYTRGFDFEKTEYEAADLNQSYNPAGTKNYRQSNTSDYRQNSTKTYWPASPIRQIEASAAFQEISQVAHGVQTPPQDLPKSDFKFLGQFCGTFIAVEKNNALYIIDQHAAHERILFEGLKKSLGPSQELLIPYRIETESEKDDEIIRLNLQELQKAGFNISEEKKGLWIIRAVPIRWHGTEKDLKEDLAGTGKDPSGLMHHILARSACRAACKDGDIIDPVSAYNIAVKTFALPEPLCPHGRPLYFIIDRTELFKRIKRT; from the coding sequence ATGAGAGAATACAAGCCCGTAAAACTCTTATCAAAAGAAACCGCAAGCAAAATAGCCGCCGGAGAAGTTATCGAGCGGCCGGCCTCTGTTGTGCGGGAGCTATTGGATAACTCGATAGATGCGGGTGCCTCTCAAATTATAGTAGAAATAGAAGAAGGCGGAATAAGTGCAATAAGGGTAAGCGATGACGGCTGCGGAATGACTAGGGAAGATTTGGAACTTTGTACCCATACCCATTCCACAAGCAAAATAGAAGAGGCTGAAGACCTCCTTCACTTACGGAGCTTGGGCTTTAGGGGAGAAGCTCTTTCATCGGTGCAGGCGGTAAGCTCCCTCGAAATTACCTCCACCCGCGAAGGCCCCGCAGCTTGGAAACTTTCCTTAGGAAAGATTTCTCCTGCACGCCTAAATAAGGGCACAACAGTCGAAGTTAAAAATCTTTTTGAAAACTTCCCTGCCCGAAAAAAATTTTTAAAACGCCCTCAATATGAGGCAGCCCAATGCCGTCAGACCTTTGTCGAAAAGGCCCTCCCCCACTACAATATAGAAATGCGTTATATAGCGGACGGAATAAATAAGCTAATTCTTCCGGCTCATTCATCCTTAAAAGAAAGATGCCTTGCAGCCATGGGCCTTAAAGAACCTGAAGAGCTTTTTTACGAGATAAACCAAGAAGGAGACGGCTTTTCTTTTAAAGCAGTTTTAGGAAGCCCCGCAGTTGTCCGCTCCGACAAGCGGAATATCTACATCTTTGTAAACGGAAGGCGGATAAACGAATACGGTCTTGTTCAAGCCCTTTGCTATGCATCGGAAGGCTATTTTCCCAACGGAGGCTTTCCCGCAGCCTTTGTGTTTTTAAATGTAGATCCCGAAAGAGTCGACTTCAATATTCATCCTGCAAAAAGGGAAGCAAAATTTGAAGACTATAAAGAAATTCATCACAGCCTAAGCTCAACCATAAGCTCCTTTTATAAACAAAAAACGGTTTCCGATCTTTTAAAGGAAAGCTACCAGCCTGAATATACGCGAGGCTTTGATTTTGAAAAAACTGAATATGAAGCCGCCGATTTAAACCAAAGCTATAATCCGGCCGGCACAAAAAACTATCGGCAGAGCAATACCTCCGACTATAGGCAGAACAGCACAAAAACCTATTGGCCGGCCTCCCCCATAAGGCAGATTGAAGCCTCGGCAGCTTTTCAGGAAATATCGCAAGTTGCTCATGGAGTGCAGACACCTCCGCAAGACCTCCCCAAATCCGATTTTAAATTTTTAGGCCAATTTTGCGGCACCTTTATCGCTGTCGAAAAAAACAATGCTCTCTATATAATAGACCAACATGCCGCCCACGAGCGTATTCTTTTTGAAGGCCTAAAAAAAAGCCTCGGCCCCTCGCAGGAGCTTTTAATTCCTTACCGCATCGAAACGGAATCCGAAAAAGATGATGAAATTATAAGGTTAAACCTCCAAGAGCTTCAAAAAGCAGGCTTTAATATAAGTGAAGAAAAAAAAGGACTTTGGATTATAAGGGCGGTTCCCATAAGATGGCACGGCACGGAAAAGGACTTAAAAGAAGACCTTGCAGGTACAGGTAAGGATCCTTCAGGACTCATGCACCACATCCTTGCAAGATCTGCCTGCCGTGCCGCCTGCAAGGACGGCGACATAATCGACCCCGTTTCTGCATACAATATAGCGGTTAAAACCTTCGCCCTCCCGGAACCGCTCTGCCCCCACGGACGTCCCCTCTATTTTATAATCGACCGCACGGAACTTTTTAAACGGATAAAGCGAACTTAA
- a CDS encoding RidA family protein, whose translation MKEIIATNKAPSAIGPYSQGIKANGFVFTSGQIPLDPATGAFPEGIKAQTRQSLLNVKAILEQAGTSIDKVIKTTVFLSDMNNFAAMNEVYAEIFGSSNHPSRSAVQVARLPKDALVEIEVIALA comes from the coding sequence ATGAAAGAAATTATCGCAACAAACAAGGCACCCTCAGCCATCGGCCCCTATTCTCAGGGAATTAAGGCAAACGGTTTTGTATTTACATCGGGACAGATCCCCTTGGATCCTGCCACAGGAGCCTTCCCCGAAGGAATTAAAGCTCAGACACGCCAGTCCTTGCTTAATGTAAAGGCAATTTTAGAACAAGCCGGAACAAGCATCGACAAGGTAATCAAAACCACCGTTTTTTTAAGCGATATGAATAACTTTGCTGCAATGAACGAAGTATATGCAGAAATCTTCGGCTCTTCAAACCATCCTTCAAGATCGGCCGTACAGGTTGCCCGTCTTCCTAAAGACGCCCTCGTCGAAATAGAAGTAATTGCCCTTGCATAA
- a CDS encoding tetratricopeptide repeat protein translates to MSDIKDEDIFKESLDFEKNQMDEPEFINQDVFSKKNVSPENTNQIEISELSKQAYSLLKNNSIEEAINVFKKILELDPENNYALVGLGDSERKNNKFNEAIKFYKQCLEHHPSNNYALFGLADCYKSMNQFSKAISIWEEYLKFDDKNITVLTRVADAYRKTKDFDKAEKLYLKVLENSPKNAYALIGLGHLNYDFKKYREALVYWEKVMESSGELVDIRILTSIGNCYRKMKLFDRGVYYFERALERAPDNFYGLFGLADCYRGLNQQYNSIVYWKKILELDPNNKVILTRIGDAYRNMNNFEKAKECYQKALDIDFDSYAMLGLAILCKLQQKYDQAITTLTHLKDTEDTNYRVYLELAQCYIEKKEKPKAIDTLMDFQKTGIKNQTITDLLIELTKNGQ, encoded by the coding sequence ATGTCAGACATAAAAGATGAAGATATCTTCAAAGAATCTCTAGACTTTGAAAAAAATCAGATGGATGAACCCGAATTTATAAATCAAGACGTATTTTCGAAAAAAAACGTATCCCCAGAAAATACAAACCAAATAGAAATTTCAGAACTATCAAAACAAGCTTACTCTCTTTTAAAAAATAACAGCATTGAAGAAGCTATAAATGTCTTTAAAAAAATACTGGAATTGGATCCGGAAAACAACTATGCGCTGGTAGGTTTGGGAGACTCGGAGCGTAAAAATAATAAATTCAATGAAGCTATAAAATTCTATAAACAATGCCTGGAGCATCATCCAAGTAATAATTATGCACTTTTCGGCCTTGCAGACTGCTATAAATCAATGAATCAGTTTTCAAAAGCAATCTCTATCTGGGAAGAGTATCTCAAATTTGATGACAAAAATATAACTGTCCTAACGCGGGTAGCTGATGCTTATCGAAAAACTAAGGACTTCGACAAAGCCGAAAAGCTCTATCTCAAGGTCTTGGAAAATTCTCCTAAAAATGCATACGCTCTGATAGGACTAGGACATCTCAATTATGACTTTAAAAAATACCGTGAAGCCCTCGTATACTGGGAAAAAGTGATGGAGTCAAGCGGTGAATTGGTAGATATCCGCATCTTAACTTCTATAGGAAACTGTTATCGAAAAATGAAGCTCTTTGATAGAGGAGTATATTATTTTGAAAGAGCTCTTGAGCGTGCTCCGGATAATTTTTACGGTCTTTTCGGGCTTGCAGACTGTTATAGAGGTCTAAATCAACAATATAATTCAATAGTATATTGGAAAAAGATACTGGAGCTGGATCCAAATAACAAGGTAATTTTAACCCGTATCGGAGATGCTTATCGGAACATGAATAATTTTGAAAAAGCAAAAGAATGTTATCAAAAAGCTCTCGATATAGACTTTGATTCATATGCAATGCTGGGACTTGCAATATTATGCAAATTACAGCAAAAATATGATCAGGCGATTACTACACTCACCCATTTAAAAGATACTGAAGATACAAACTATAGGGTATACCTTGAACTGGCTCAATGCTACATAGAAAAAAAAGAAAAACCAAAAGCCATCGACACCTTAATGGATTTTCAGAAGACGGGAATAAAAAATCAAACGATTACAGACCTGCTGATCGAATTAACAAAAAATGGCCAATAA
- the rlmN gene encoding 23S rRNA (adenine(2503)-C(2))-methyltransferase RlmN yields MANKANDVALSGMLPENLQDFCGLKEKFRADQIFHWIACGAKDFGDMTNLSLDMRRQFNEKFSLFSTKVKETLKDPDGTIKLAIELYDGAVVETVLLTDKSHRKTACVSCQAGCPMNCAFCKTGQIGFLRNLSASEIIEQFLYLEQEAGNLDNIVFMGMGEPMLNLPEIDKAINILSHPKGRNLSKRRITISTSGICKGINEMADKGPEVRLAVSLTTADEKLRTELMPVNKTNPLADLKKAIQYFNSKSNKRVTLELALMKGINTDKKAAEQVIEFSKGLECFINLIPWNPVEGLNFKRPSEAEVRVFENYLKKAGLNISTRQKRGQKIGGACGQLGSAAAKQSSLIDRENSI; encoded by the coding sequence ATGGCCAATAAAGCAAACGATGTAGCTCTTTCAGGTATGTTGCCTGAAAATTTGCAGGATTTTTGCGGTTTAAAAGAAAAATTCAGGGCTGACCAGATTTTTCACTGGATAGCTTGCGGAGCAAAAGACTTCGGCGATATGACTAACCTATCCTTAGATATGCGCCGTCAGTTTAACGAAAAATTTTCTTTATTTTCCACAAAAGTAAAAGAAACATTAAAGGATCCGGACGGCACAATAAAATTAGCTATAGAGCTATACGATGGAGCGGTTGTCGAAACGGTCTTGCTTACAGATAAATCACATAGAAAAACCGCATGCGTTTCATGCCAAGCCGGCTGCCCTATGAACTGTGCTTTTTGTAAGACCGGACAAATCGGATTCTTAAGAAACTTATCAGCCTCAGAAATAATAGAACAATTTTTATATTTAGAACAAGAAGCAGGAAACTTAGATAATATAGTTTTTATGGGAATGGGTGAACCCATGCTGAATTTACCCGAAATAGATAAGGCCATAAACATCCTTTCTCATCCTAAAGGGAGAAATCTTTCTAAAAGGCGCATAACTATTTCTACATCAGGTATATGTAAAGGAATTAATGAGATGGCCGATAAGGGACCTGAAGTAAGACTGGCCGTTTCATTGACAACGGCTGATGAAAAGCTGAGAACCGAACTTATGCCCGTTAATAAAACCAATCCTCTGGCGGATTTAAAAAAAGCAATACAATATTTTAACTCAAAATCAAATAAAAGAGTTACTTTAGAACTTGCCCTTATGAAGGGGATAAATACCGATAAAAAAGCAGCTGAACAAGTAATAGAATTTTCAAAAGGCCTTGAATGTTTTATAAATTTGATACCATGGAATCCTGTAGAAGGTTTGAATTTTAAAAGGCCATCGGAAGCCGAAGTCCGTGTATTTGAAAACTATCTAAAAAAAGCGGGACTAAACATAAGTACAAGGCAAAAAAGAGGTCAAAAAATAGGAGGAGCTTGCGGTCAGTTAGGCTCCGCTGCAGCAAAACAGAGCAGCCTAATAGATAGAGAAAATTCTATTTAA
- a CDS encoding EAL domain-containing protein — protein MKKNRKQQKYSTSILSRILVPMIFVFVIQAVVMVLMFLSSDIIKKSSDNAYGVLSEKVLNRKIVIENEMLNRWTRIEDLHENVLNVIQTELSQNNIELDQLADKPNLQNRILDTLLPQLIYIIRRNYVTGAFLVIDAPAPTVKTDEFFYPGLYIRNDDPSSYSSSNDDILVSKGPAEVVQNHNIALGVDWSPFFTISPKSSELAYRYFTAPITAALKHPNEQARNLGFWNTLFKPDSLSDEVITYSIPIMDKRGNIYGVIGIDVSARYVQSFLNFDELDISKQGIYCIAIHDRNDNSQTFSPILFNSAANNVKVNNIPVFKNINKKDRTLDTFDEGREVTEKYSLAIEPFHLYQNNTMYENQEWVLIGLTPESNVLLFSITLKKIFWKAILVSGFLFLSGLYLSSKQISDMFKKVVVKLQNSDPRKIVNIEKMNIREIDTLILAIEKLSASVFNAASRVSTIIEKLQVPIGVFEENMLMGTVFCNSIWFKLFNLQDHSGDSVLKTEEFYSLLEYYEFYIHEKDDTKTIYAIPTEEHGKVRWIRFVQMKENDKVLGIAVDITKEVEDRKKFELQMNYDELTGLYNRYAFDRKVAEILKKQDLGICALVMWDLDNLKYLNDSFGHVYGDMHLTSFGKKLAALQQEYCIVCRHSGDEFYTFFYCFSTSDEIKLILTSFWKEIQETSIMLPNGENSKLRVSAGLAWYPYDADNQADLVRYANFAVYEVKHSFKGTLHEFNLDVYKKNYIMIHGTEALNQMLERNLIEYAMQPIVISGTGDVYGYEMLMRSSVPEFKNPEDVLRLAKAQSKLHKLEELTFFGAMETFVKKIENGEISRDAKIFLNTISSQVLSDAKFLEFEERFKPYLSNIVLEITESEPLNTNFYEIKNEKIRSWNAMVAIDDFGSGYSNESSLLFLSPNLVKIDMSIVRDVHKSLDKQNVLENLVSYAKKRNIIILAEGVETIDEIDVLLRFGVDLFQGYFFAKPSFDIAPIPEEKIQELNRIFSIY, from the coding sequence ATGAAAAAAAATCGAAAGCAGCAAAAATATTCCACCTCAATTTTGTCACGGATTTTAGTTCCTATGATTTTTGTATTTGTTATTCAGGCAGTGGTAATGGTTCTGATGTTTTTAAGCTCGGATATTATTAAAAAATCAAGCGACAATGCCTACGGAGTTTTAAGTGAAAAAGTTTTAAACCGTAAAATTGTTATCGAAAATGAAATGCTTAACAGATGGACAAGAATTGAAGATTTGCATGAAAATGTTTTAAATGTAATTCAAACCGAATTATCCCAAAATAATATTGAACTTGATCAGCTTGCAGATAAACCTAATTTGCAAAACCGTATTCTCGATACCCTCTTGCCTCAGCTGATCTATATTATAAGACGCAACTATGTTACAGGTGCCTTTTTAGTCATTGATGCACCTGCTCCTACAGTAAAAACGGATGAATTTTTTTATCCCGGCTTATATATTAGAAATGATGATCCCTCTTCTTATTCTTCAAGTAACGACGATATTCTTGTATCAAAAGGACCTGCGGAGGTTGTACAAAATCATAATATTGCTTTAGGAGTGGATTGGTCGCCTTTTTTTACTATTTCTCCTAAAAGCAGCGAGCTTGCCTATAGGTATTTTACTGCACCCATCACTGCAGCATTAAAACATCCGAATGAACAGGCTAGAAATTTAGGTTTTTGGAATACCTTGTTTAAACCGGATTCTTTAAGTGATGAGGTTATTACATATTCAATTCCTATAATGGATAAACGAGGAAATATTTACGGAGTTATCGGTATAGATGTGTCTGCAAGGTATGTTCAGTCCTTTTTAAATTTTGATGAGCTGGATATTTCTAAACAGGGAATATATTGTATAGCTATTCATGATCGTAATGACAATAGTCAAACATTTTCGCCTATACTGTTTAATAGTGCTGCAAATAATGTGAAAGTGAATAATATTCCGGTTTTTAAAAATATCAATAAAAAAGATAGAACCCTTGATACGTTTGATGAAGGGCGGGAAGTTACAGAAAAGTATTCTTTGGCTATTGAACCCTTTCATCTGTATCAAAATAACACAATGTATGAAAATCAAGAGTGGGTTTTGATAGGATTGACTCCCGAAAGCAATGTACTTTTATTTTCAATAACCCTAAAGAAAATATTCTGGAAAGCTATTCTTGTTTCAGGCTTTTTGTTTTTATCCGGTTTATATTTATCGAGTAAACAGATTTCCGATATGTTTAAAAAGGTTGTAGTAAAACTGCAAAACAGTGATCCTCGAAAAATAGTAAACATCGAAAAGATGAATATAAGAGAAATTGATACCCTCATTCTTGCTATAGAAAAACTGAGTGCCAGTGTTTTTAATGCGGCTTCGCGTGTATCTACAATTATAGAAAAGCTTCAAGTTCCTATCGGTGTTTTTGAAGAGAATATGTTGATGGGAACGGTATTTTGTAATTCTATTTGGTTTAAATTATTTAACCTTCAAGACCATTCAGGGGATTCCGTTTTAAAGACGGAGGAATTTTATAGTCTGCTTGAGTATTATGAATTTTATATACATGAAAAGGATGATACCAAGACTATCTATGCTATTCCTACAGAAGAACATGGAAAAGTCCGCTGGATAAGATTTGTGCAGATGAAGGAAAATGATAAGGTGCTTGGTATTGCAGTTGATATTACTAAAGAAGTTGAAGACCGTAAAAAGTTTGAGCTTCAAATGAATTATGATGAGCTGACAGGTCTTTATAATAGATATGCTTTTGACAGAAAAGTTGCCGAAATATTAAAAAAACAAGATTTAGGTATATGTGCTCTTGTTATGTGGGACCTTGATAACTTAAAATATCTTAATGATTCTTTCGGTCATGTATATGGCGATATGCATTTAACATCTTTTGGAAAAAAACTTGCAGCTCTTCAGCAAGAATACTGTATTGTGTGCAGGCACTCAGGAGACGAGTTTTATACATTCTTTTATTGTTTTTCGACGTCTGATGAAATAAAGCTTATTTTGACTTCCTTTTGGAAGGAAATACAGGAAACAAGCATAATGCTTCCCAATGGTGAAAATTCAAAGTTACGCGTTTCTGCCGGTTTGGCTTGGTATCCTTACGATGCGGACAATCAAGCCGATTTAGTTAGATATGCCAATTTTGCAGTATATGAGGTAAAACACTCTTTTAAAGGTACTTTACACGAGTTTAATTTGGATGTTTATAAAAAAAATTATATAATGATTCATGGTACTGAAGCTCTTAATCAGATGCTGGAAAGAAATTTGATAGAATATGCTATGCAGCCCATAGTCATTTCCGGTACGGGTGATGTTTACGGATATGAAATGCTGATGCGCTCTTCAGTTCCCGAATTTAAAAATCCTGAGGATGTTTTAAGATTGGCAAAGGCTCAATCTAAGCTTCATAAACTTGAAGAACTTACTTTTTTTGGTGCTATGGAAACTTTTGTAAAAAAGATAGAAAACGGTGAAATATCTAGAGATGCAAAAATATTTTTAAATACCATAAGCTCTCAAGTTCTTTCCGATGCAAAATTTTTGGAATTTGAAGAAAGGTTTAAGCCCTATCTTTCAAATATTGTTTTGGAAATTACGGAGTCGGAACCTCTTAATACAAATTTTTATGAGATAAAAAATGAAAAAATACGCAGTTGGAATGCTATGGTTGCCATAGATGATTTTGGAAGCGGTTATAGTAATGAGTCATCTCTTTTATTTTTATCGCCTAACCTAGTAAAAATCGATATGTCTATAGTAAGGGATGTTCATAAGAGTCTTGATAAGCAAAATGTGTTGGAAAATCTTGTTTCCTATGCAAAAAAGCGTAATATAATAATATTGGCAGAGGGTGTTGAAACGATAGATGAGATAGATGTTCTACTGCGTTTTGGTGTAGACTTGTTCCAAGGTTACTTTTTTGCAAAGCCTTCTTTTGATATTGCTCCCATACCCGAAGAAAAAATACAGGAATTAAATAGAATTTTCTCTATCTATTAG